The following coding sequences lie in one Alicyclobacillus curvatus genomic window:
- a CDS encoding ABC transporter permease, with amino-acid sequence MNAQLTAEAGQEVAQKPRRRRSGIRHFLTSLVTNVGGLVGALIILIAIVCAVFAPYIAPHDPTAGSIFNRLLPPEWMKGGNASFLLGTDPVGRDVLSRIIWGARDSLYIGISSIFLSLVIGIPVGLAAGYFGRWVDDLLMRITDVMLTFPFILLAILVMALFGTGVNKVVVVLGVSGWASLARVVRSQVLSLRENEYVMAAKIIGAPTWRILSKHIFPGTISPITVIATMNIAVNILLASGLSYLGLGVDPSIPDWGGMLASGQIYLTTAWWVDVFPGIALMLTVLGFNLFGDWMRDYLEPQSK; translated from the coding sequence ATGAACGCACAACTTACCGCGGAGGCCGGTCAGGAGGTTGCGCAGAAACCGCGCCGCCGCCGATCCGGTATCCGCCACTTCCTCACGAGCCTCGTCACGAACGTCGGAGGTCTCGTCGGAGCGCTCATCATCCTTATCGCTATTGTGTGCGCAGTGTTTGCGCCCTACATTGCACCGCATGATCCCACCGCAGGAAGTATCTTCAACCGCCTGCTGCCACCCGAGTGGATGAAAGGCGGGAACGCCAGCTTCTTGCTTGGGACAGACCCAGTCGGCCGAGATGTCCTCTCCCGCATCATCTGGGGTGCACGTGATTCGCTTTACATCGGCATCAGTTCCATCTTTCTATCGCTTGTCATCGGCATCCCTGTGGGACTTGCTGCAGGGTATTTCGGGCGTTGGGTGGACGATTTGCTGATGCGCATCACAGACGTCATGCTGACGTTTCCATTCATTTTGCTCGCCATCCTCGTGATGGCTCTGTTTGGAACTGGGGTGAACAAGGTCGTCGTCGTGCTCGGTGTGTCCGGGTGGGCGAGCCTTGCCCGCGTTGTCCGAAGCCAGGTTCTCTCGCTCCGTGAGAACGAGTACGTCATGGCCGCCAAGATTATCGGTGCACCGACCTGGCGAATCCTTAGCAAACACATTTTTCCGGGTACGATAAGTCCCATTACGGTCATCGCAACCATGAACATTGCCGTCAACATCCTTTTAGCATCCGGTTTGTCGTACCTTGGACTTGGGGTCGACCCCTCCATCCCCGACTGGGGCGGCATGCTGGCGTCCGGCCAGATCTATTTGACGACCGCCTGGTGGGTCGATGTGTTCCCAGGAATCGCCCTCATGCTCACCGTTCTTGGATTTAACTTGTTTGGGGATTGGATGCGGGATTATCTCGAACCACAGTCGAAGTAG
- a CDS encoding ABC transporter permease, with protein MARYIILRLFHTVIVLVGISLIVFITVRLTGNPVAAMLHSGTPSKQAIAQLTAALGLNKPLLVQYYIFLKGAVMLNFGTSYATGQPVMQMIMSRMGATAELAVGGIIVGLVLAFPVGIASALWRGTFIDLFGRSFALLGISFPNYWLGTMLILIFSVWLHVLPVAGNSGFISLILPSVTLGLILAGILARLVRSSMLDVLQAQYLTTAHAKGLRWWRVTMFHALRNALLPTITMVGLQFGGLLGGIVILEQVFAWPGVGQLVIQAINQRDYPVVQGVVLFLAFLMVMVNLLTDLSYAFVDPRVRLGGDR; from the coding sequence TTGGCCAGGTATATCATACTCAGACTTTTTCACACGGTAATCGTGCTTGTTGGCATCTCACTCATCGTATTCATTACCGTCCGTCTCACCGGAAACCCTGTAGCAGCGATGTTACACAGTGGTACTCCTTCCAAGCAGGCGATTGCTCAGCTGACGGCGGCTCTGGGTTTGAACAAGCCGTTGCTTGTGCAGTATTACATCTTCCTCAAAGGCGCTGTCATGTTGAATTTCGGGACTTCTTATGCGACTGGCCAACCTGTGATGCAGATGATTATGTCCCGCATGGGTGCGACTGCGGAACTGGCCGTCGGCGGCATCATCGTCGGCCTGGTCCTTGCTTTCCCCGTCGGCATTGCCTCGGCCCTGTGGCGCGGAACCTTTATCGATCTGTTCGGCAGGTCTTTTGCCCTGCTCGGCATCTCCTTTCCGAACTACTGGCTCGGGACGATGCTGATTCTCATCTTCTCAGTTTGGCTGCATGTTCTTCCGGTCGCCGGGAACAGCGGATTTATCTCGCTCATCCTGCCTTCTGTGACACTTGGCCTGATTCTCGCTGGCATCCTGGCGCGACTCGTTCGCTCGAGCATGCTCGATGTCCTGCAGGCGCAGTATTTGACCACCGCACACGCCAAAGGACTGCGCTGGTGGAGAGTGACAATGTTTCATGCCCTGCGAAACGCGCTCCTACCCACCATTACGATGGTGGGTCTGCAGTTTGGCGGTCTGCTCGGCGGCATCGTCATCTTGGAACAGGTTTTCGCCTGGCCGGGTGTGGGCCAGCTCGTGATTCAGGCCATCAACCAGCGTGATTATCCCGTTGTCCAGGGCGTTGTGCTGTTTCTGGCTTTCCTCATGGTCATGGTGAACCTACTCACGGACCTCAGCTATGCGTTTGTGGATCCACGGGTCCGACTCGGAGGTGACCGCTGA
- a CDS encoding ABC transporter substrate-binding protein, with protein MRKKPWFTMLALTTTATFLLAGCGSTTTTSGNSGNSTGSNSTGAGSSSATSKPAVNNNTLVIADGLGDPQSFDPISTFTIAWGEIANNIFDGLVYRGPDLKIQPGLATSWKYTDPKTLEFTLRQGVKFQDGEPFNAQAVKYTFDRLLADQKSPQLSNYTSIQSVQVVDSTHVIFHLKSVDPVLITKLAGYGGMIVPPQYIQKHGETYFATHPIGTGAYQVVSYKPGSSVTLKANPSYWRGAPKIQNVDIKFVPDANTRMSMMQAGSVDIVEAVPPAQASLVKNDANFNLDAVGSPTVSEIRFDVTKKYLNNQDVRQALNYAIDKNAIIQKILNGYGKPISTFQGAQSFGNDPSLQPYPYDPQKAQQLLQKAGVPKGTTLTLDYDGSDSTFAEVAQAVQEELQQVGINLKLQPEDTNTFYNQLIPQGKAGDMHEFGWGGWTLDFDNTAELLYSKGQFWNPDFSNPQITALLNQERSTNDQNVRQQAFFKMDKLLQQLAIEVPLYQQETIWAVRNNIQGWTTPPDERMDLWDVSFSN; from the coding sequence GTGAGAAAGAAACCATGGTTCACTATGCTTGCCTTGACGACGACGGCAACGTTTTTGTTAGCTGGGTGCGGAAGTACGACGACAACCAGCGGAAACAGTGGGAACTCCACGGGTTCAAACAGCACCGGCGCGGGGTCTTCATCAGCGACTTCCAAACCTGCTGTCAACAACAACACCTTGGTCATCGCGGATGGACTCGGTGACCCGCAGAGCTTTGACCCGATTTCTACGTTTACCATCGCTTGGGGCGAGATTGCTAACAACATTTTTGACGGTCTCGTCTACCGCGGTCCAGATTTGAAGATTCAACCGGGGCTCGCCACCTCATGGAAGTACACAGACCCAAAGACCCTTGAGTTCACACTCCGACAGGGGGTCAAGTTCCAGGACGGCGAGCCGTTTAACGCACAGGCTGTCAAGTACACGTTTGACCGTCTGTTGGCAGACCAAAAGAGTCCTCAACTTTCCAACTACACCTCGATTCAGTCGGTTCAAGTGGTTGACAGCACCCATGTCATCTTCCACTTAAAGTCTGTCGATCCGGTACTCATCACGAAACTCGCCGGCTACGGCGGGATGATTGTGCCGCCGCAGTACATTCAGAAACACGGAGAAACCTATTTTGCCACGCACCCAATCGGCACGGGCGCTTACCAGGTCGTCAGCTATAAGCCTGGTTCTTCGGTAACCTTGAAGGCGAATCCAAGCTATTGGCGCGGTGCACCGAAGATTCAAAATGTCGACATCAAGTTTGTTCCGGACGCCAATACAAGAATGTCCATGATGCAGGCAGGGTCTGTGGATATCGTAGAAGCCGTGCCGCCGGCACAGGCATCCCTCGTGAAAAATGATGCGAATTTCAACCTCGATGCCGTCGGCAGCCCAACCGTGTCAGAGATTCGCTTTGATGTCACGAAGAAGTACCTGAACAACCAGGATGTTCGCCAGGCTCTCAACTACGCCATTGATAAGAACGCCATCATCCAAAAGATTTTGAATGGATACGGCAAACCGATTTCCACCTTCCAGGGTGCGCAGTCTTTCGGCAACGACCCGAGTTTGCAGCCGTATCCATATGACCCGCAAAAAGCACAGCAGCTTCTGCAAAAAGCTGGCGTTCCGAAAGGCACCACGCTCACACTCGACTATGACGGCAGCGACTCGACGTTCGCGGAAGTGGCTCAGGCCGTTCAGGAAGAGTTACAGCAGGTCGGCATCAACCTCAAATTGCAGCCGGAAGACACCAACACCTTCTACAACCAGTTGATTCCGCAGGGCAAAGCGGGGGATATGCACGAGTTTGGCTGGGGCGGCTGGACGCTCGATTTTGACAACACCGCAGAACTCCTGTATTCGAAGGGGCAATTCTGGAACCCGGACTTTAGCAACCCGCAGATTACCGCACTCTTAAACCAGGAGCGCAGCACAAATGACCAGAATGTGCGCCAACAGGCATTCTTCAAGATGGACAAGCTGTTGCAGCAACTTGCGATAGAAGTACCCCTTTACCAGCAGGAGACCATTTGGGCAGTCCGCAACAACATTCAAGGCTGGACGACACCGCCAGATGAGAGAATGGACCTCTGGGATGTCTCCTTCTCGAACTAA
- a CDS encoding Lrp/AsnC family transcriptional regulator gives MAKNGRIPFVEIANIANVSEATIRNRFQRLTAAGILTVVGVVDPFRTGIYSVALVAISADETTLGEVCSMLSEYPQIRFVVACAGTFNIMTEVIASSTEELITFITDTLPTVPGVRQMSVSYELKLYKNAFNFLEGADS, from the coding sequence TTGGCCAAGAATGGGAGAATCCCTTTCGTCGAGATCGCAAACATTGCAAACGTGTCCGAAGCGACCATTCGCAATCGATTCCAGCGTCTCACCGCCGCAGGTATTCTGACCGTTGTCGGTGTGGTCGATCCGTTTCGTACAGGCATCTATTCCGTCGCCCTCGTCGCCATTTCAGCCGACGAGACGACCCTTGGCGAAGTTTGTTCGATGCTCTCCGAGTACCCGCAGATTCGGTTTGTGGTCGCTTGCGCAGGCACATTTAACATCATGACCGAGGTTATCGCGTCTTCCACCGAAGAGCTCATTACTTTCATCACGGATACGCTTCCGACTGTGCCGGGTGTACGCCAGATGTCCGTAAGTTATGAACTGAAGTTGTACAAGAACGCGTTCAACTTTTTAGAGGGGGCAGATTCGTGA
- a CDS encoding IclR family transcriptional regulator, with protein sequence MVQSIDKDSNRKIQSVEVGFDILRAIAQDAISHGKSSVSLAELSRATNLHKSQLYRYLNTFVDLGILLRHVGDVPRWSLGPELIGLGRVAADSQDVLKYAMPTVLDLRDRLNETVAVSIWRDRGPFFVSWEKSNKIINVGLGVGSYVPLYTATGKIFRAFLPEEMTESVYQSEVAAGHIDKRQYDEDIGRVVEERVAVTQSSLVSGVAAVSTPIFGSTGQLVAALSVIGVLGYLDQSPEGLPSLELRQAAADISRSLGYKG encoded by the coding sequence ATGGTACAAAGTATCGACAAAGATAGCAATCGCAAGATTCAATCAGTCGAAGTCGGATTTGACATCCTGCGCGCCATTGCGCAGGATGCCATTTCTCACGGTAAGTCCTCGGTCTCACTCGCGGAACTCTCTAGAGCCACGAACCTCCACAAAAGCCAGCTGTATCGCTATCTAAATACCTTTGTTGACCTGGGTATTCTTTTGCGACACGTTGGGGACGTGCCTCGCTGGTCACTCGGACCAGAACTCATTGGCTTAGGCCGAGTGGCGGCGGATTCACAAGACGTACTGAAGTACGCAATGCCAACCGTACTCGACTTACGTGACAGGCTGAACGAAACGGTGGCTGTGAGTATTTGGCGTGACCGCGGGCCGTTTTTTGTGAGTTGGGAAAAGAGCAATAAAATTATCAATGTAGGTCTTGGCGTGGGGTCCTATGTACCACTCTATACGGCTACGGGAAAGATATTTCGAGCATTCTTGCCGGAGGAGATGACTGAATCCGTCTATCAGAGTGAGGTTGCGGCAGGACACATTGATAAGCGACAGTACGATGAGGACATCGGGCGGGTGGTTGAGGAACGAGTTGCTGTCACGCAAAGCAGCTTGGTATCCGGCGTTGCGGCTGTGAGTACCCCGATTTTCGGTTCAACCGGTCAGTTGGTGGCTGCACTCAGTGTGATTGGCGTGCTGGGCTATCTTGATCAGAGCCCGGAGGGGCTTCCATCACTTGAATTGCGGCAGGCGGCTGCAGATATTTCTCGAAGTCTTGGGTACAAAGGATGA
- a CDS encoding DinB family protein — MVTTVAEIRSSVAQFHRKIEETCSSVDTIALHWKKDPDTWSVAQILAHVAEFEHFFGDDVRRLHDSPGSRFGRTMEDAKRLNAVMMTGNESLADLLTNLSEGRQYFLAVLDDLTDDDLSIEGTNPKFGTKSIGWVIGHFIVEHLEKHASQLQRTLAAYES; from the coding sequence ATGGTGACAACCGTCGCAGAAATCAGGTCATCGGTTGCGCAGTTTCATCGGAAAATTGAGGAGACTTGTAGCTCGGTAGACACAATTGCTTTACACTGGAAAAAGGACCCCGACACATGGTCAGTCGCGCAGATTTTAGCCCATGTGGCTGAATTTGAACACTTTTTTGGCGATGACGTTCGCCGTTTGCATGACAGTCCAGGGAGTAGGTTTGGCCGGACAATGGAGGATGCGAAGAGACTCAACGCCGTCATGATGACTGGCAATGAGTCACTCGCGGATTTGCTGACAAACTTATCAGAGGGGCGTCAATATTTTCTCGCTGTCCTCGACGACTTAACGGATGATGACTTGTCTATAGAGGGTACCAATCCAAAGTTTGGTACAAAGTCGATTGGCTGGGTTATCGGGCACTTTATTGTTGAGCACCTGGAAAAGCACGCTTCTCAGCTTCAGCGTACTCTCGCGGCTTATGAGTCCTGA
- a CDS encoding fumarylacetoacetate hydrolase family protein, translating to MRLLTFEHAGTQRLGTEFHDGVLDLNAGCSAMLEAEGDTAAQKLADALVPSNIIDFLTAGSRALREAQKVIDFVESTHAGNRGNLVFSKTEVRVLAPVPRPGKVVCVGRNYHDHVSEMKREVPTIPVIFSKLSNTIVGNGDGVPFPRVSEQLDYEAELVAVIGKRGRYIPEADAMGHVAGYTAFNDITVRDWQHRANQWLQGKSFDGSGPTGPVLVTADEISDPHNLDIRLWLNGELRQSDNTSRLIFNIPFLISFISQVMTLEPGDMIASGTPGGVGVAMNPQGFMKVGDVVRVEIERIGMLENTIVEG from the coding sequence ATGCGATTACTAACGTTTGAACACGCTGGAACACAGCGGTTAGGCACAGAGTTTCACGATGGGGTATTGGACCTGAATGCAGGTTGTAGTGCGATGCTCGAAGCTGAGGGCGACACCGCAGCGCAAAAACTGGCAGACGCGCTTGTTCCGTCTAACATCATCGACTTTTTAACGGCTGGGTCACGGGCTCTTCGTGAGGCACAAAAAGTCATCGATTTTGTCGAGAGCACGCACGCAGGGAATCGGGGCAATCTGGTTTTCAGTAAGACAGAGGTTCGTGTGCTGGCCCCAGTTCCTAGACCAGGCAAGGTGGTCTGTGTCGGGAGAAACTATCATGACCATGTCTCTGAAATGAAACGAGAGGTCCCAACCATTCCCGTCATCTTCTCGAAGTTGTCAAATACCATTGTCGGAAACGGTGACGGTGTCCCGTTTCCACGGGTGTCCGAGCAACTGGATTACGAGGCTGAACTCGTGGCAGTAATCGGGAAACGCGGGCGCTACATCCCGGAAGCTGATGCAATGGGTCATGTAGCGGGATACACGGCTTTTAACGACATTACCGTTCGTGATTGGCAGCATCGGGCCAATCAGTGGTTGCAGGGAAAGTCATTTGACGGGTCTGGCCCAACGGGTCCGGTTCTCGTGACAGCGGATGAAATCTCAGATCCGCACAACCTCGACATTCGCTTGTGGTTGAATGGGGAACTTCGGCAAAGCGACAACACGAGCCGACTCATTTTCAATATTCCATTCTTAATTTCGTTTATTTCGCAAGTCATGACCCTTGAGCCCGGGGATATGATTGCATCTGGAACACCTGGTGGAGTCGGGGTTGCAATGAATCCACAAGGTTTTATGAAGGTCGGAGACGTTGTTCGGGTGGAAATTGAGCGGATCGGCATGCTTGAAAACACAATTGTGGAAGGGTGA
- a CDS encoding cupin domain-containing protein, whose product MSDLEGRLNEYYSRLNDKHLGPLWNSLQSIMNKEPRPRASTYLWKWDEVRSFVMESGELVTPERGGERRVIFFRNPGLESLDPWGWGSLTHTLYAGVQLLQPGEKAPSHRHSQNAIRFILEGSGAYTVVEGERVYMERGDFLITPAGLWHDHVHEGDTPMLWFDCLDIPLTYEIAGTFFEPHPEFNQPVTKPDNDSMQKFVSAGLRPLQERSNTYAPLAVWKWERTRKALNELEKGEADECDGFAVEYVNPVTGEAAGHTIGAMMQKLSPAMHTMAHRHTHSAIYHVFEGSGYSVINGVRFDWSTGDTFVIPNWAWHEHVNTSAEDVYLFSTNDRPVMEKLNLERTETYGNGQQTVTETFSTQKPNEILSTP is encoded by the coding sequence ATGAGTGACCTTGAAGGTCGTCTCAATGAGTACTACAGTCGCTTGAACGACAAGCACTTGGGACCGCTTTGGAACTCACTGCAGTCAATCATGAACAAAGAGCCTCGACCGCGGGCGAGCACATATCTCTGGAAATGGGATGAGGTACGGTCATTCGTCATGGAGTCCGGTGAACTGGTTACTCCCGAGCGCGGTGGCGAGCGGCGCGTCATCTTCTTTCGCAACCCGGGACTTGAATCCCTTGACCCCTGGGGATGGGGTTCTCTGACGCACACCCTCTATGCGGGGGTGCAACTTTTGCAACCGGGAGAGAAAGCTCCATCACATCGACACTCCCAAAATGCCATTCGCTTTATTTTGGAAGGCAGCGGGGCATATACGGTGGTTGAGGGTGAGCGGGTGTATATGGAACGAGGAGATTTTCTGATTACACCTGCAGGGCTCTGGCATGACCACGTGCATGAAGGGGACACTCCCATGCTGTGGTTCGACTGTTTGGATATTCCGCTCACCTATGAAATCGCCGGAACATTCTTTGAACCGCATCCCGAGTTTAATCAACCCGTGACAAAACCAGATAACGATTCCATGCAAAAGTTTGTCAGCGCAGGACTACGTCCTCTTCAGGAACGGTCGAACACCTATGCACCACTCGCTGTGTGGAAGTGGGAGCGCACAAGGAAGGCGCTGAACGAGCTTGAGAAGGGGGAGGCGGATGAATGTGACGGATTCGCAGTTGAGTACGTCAATCCGGTGACGGGTGAGGCAGCTGGCCATACCATTGGTGCGATGATGCAGAAGCTTTCCCCTGCTATGCACACAATGGCGCATCGTCATACTCATAGCGCCATCTATCATGTCTTTGAAGGAAGCGGTTACAGCGTCATCAATGGCGTGCGCTTTGACTGGTCAACTGGGGATACCTTTGTCATCCCGAATTGGGCGTGGCATGAACATGTGAATACCAGCGCAGAGGACGTCTATCTCTTCTCGACAAATGACCGCCCGGTGATGGAGAAGTTGAACTTGGAGCGTACAGAGACCTACGGAAATGGGCAGCAGACGGTGACGGAAACCTTCTCCACTCAGAAACCAAACGAAATCTTGTCGACTCCGTAG
- a CDS encoding FAD-dependent monooxygenase, giving the protein MSNPIVIVGAGPVGLTAADILALQGQDVVVLEKNDSLSREWRASTFHAATMELLEPSGLAEELMKHGLVADKVQYRDRTEGLFAEFDCNLIQDETKYPFRLQCPQSTYVKVVNERLTKRTNVLVRYNADVVGLAQDDDGVTVTFNTPDGTEELRAELVLGADGARSAVRKQLGFSFDGYTLEQRFLLVGTPVDFRQYIPDLSYVNYIADPEEFLFILRVPEAWRFLYPVPADTSEEVALDPDRIQRQLQKALQTTDTFPIVERMIYKVHQRVASKFYEGRIVLLGDAAHVNSPLGGLGLNSGIHDAVDLSRRLVRVFEGTSDLVSELDTYSTVRREVAMAYVQQIAARNTSVLTEKDLVKRKQLQDDLAAEANDPVRARQWLLRATLLSSVREQGIGDVPKIFRT; this is encoded by the coding sequence GTGTCGAATCCGATTGTGATTGTTGGTGCAGGGCCAGTGGGGCTAACAGCAGCAGACATCCTGGCGCTCCAGGGCCAAGACGTCGTAGTGCTCGAGAAAAACGATAGTTTAAGCAGAGAGTGGAGGGCTTCTACGTTTCACGCAGCGACCATGGAACTGCTCGAGCCAAGCGGTCTCGCAGAAGAGCTGATGAAACACGGACTTGTGGCAGATAAGGTTCAATATCGAGATAGAACAGAGGGCCTGTTTGCAGAGTTTGATTGTAACCTGATTCAGGATGAGACAAAGTATCCGTTTCGGTTACAGTGCCCGCAATCCACCTACGTGAAGGTGGTCAATGAGCGTCTCACAAAGCGGACCAATGTATTGGTTCGCTACAACGCAGATGTTGTTGGACTCGCTCAAGATGACGACGGTGTAACCGTTACCTTCAACACCCCTGACGGAACGGAAGAGTTGCGGGCGGAATTAGTGCTTGGTGCAGACGGTGCGCGTAGTGCCGTTCGTAAACAGCTGGGATTTTCGTTTGACGGATACACGCTTGAACAGCGTTTTCTACTCGTCGGCACACCGGTTGACTTTCGTCAGTATATTCCCGACTTGTCCTATGTGAACTACATCGCAGACCCGGAAGAGTTCTTATTCATTTTGCGCGTGCCCGAGGCCTGGCGCTTTTTGTATCCCGTTCCGGCAGACACTTCCGAGGAAGTCGCGCTCGACCCAGACCGCATCCAAAGACAACTGCAAAAGGCATTGCAGACGACCGATACGTTCCCAATTGTCGAGCGCATGATATACAAGGTTCATCAGCGGGTCGCCAGCAAGTTCTATGAAGGCCGGATTGTGCTTTTGGGGGATGCCGCACATGTGAACAGCCCGCTCGGCGGACTCGGACTAAACAGTGGTATTCATGATGCAGTAGATCTCAGTCGACGATTGGTTCGAGTGTTCGAGGGCACCAGCGACCTTGTATCGGAATTAGACACTTACTCCACTGTGCGTCGAGAGGTAGCCATGGCGTACGTTCAGCAAATTGCAGCTCGGAACACCAGCGTACTGACGGAGAAGGATTTGGTCAAGCGCAAACAACTGCAGGACGACCTTGCAGCGGAGGCCAATGACCCCGTACGTGCCAGGCAGTGGCTCCTTCGGGCAACACTTCTTTCGAGCGTTCGTGAGCAGGGCATTGGAGACGTGCCAAAGATTTTTCGGACCTAA
- a CDS encoding IclR family transcriptional regulator, translated as MRDLNINSIRALDRAIDILEAFSMNASSLSIDEIARETKLPKATAYRLLYTMEKRGLIHYDEATLRYRLGLRLLKYGGLVTATLDLHNEAEDLLAELFALTHQTVLMAVPEGEDMVYIYRQETPEGLKVSSYVGQRRKPTFGVLGHVMLAYMPPALLNKVMSEPIPQLTPKTITHPDELLECLNLIRQQGYLIDIEQTTMGVSGVAAPVFGVNGSFLCAIGVIGPTVQLQGETMETAKRHVLSAATRISSRMGYRAFR; from the coding sequence ATGCGGGACTTAAACATTAACTCAATCCGGGCATTGGACAGAGCTATTGATATTCTCGAGGCCTTTTCCATGAACGCCTCCAGTCTATCTATCGATGAGATTGCTCGTGAGACAAAACTGCCGAAGGCAACCGCGTACCGACTTCTTTATACGATGGAAAAACGCGGACTGATTCATTACGATGAAGCGACGCTGCGTTACCGCCTGGGGCTTCGTCTGTTGAAATACGGCGGACTTGTCACGGCAACGCTCGACCTACACAACGAGGCAGAGGATCTGCTTGCCGAACTGTTTGCCTTAACCCACCAGACAGTGCTCATGGCTGTACCAGAAGGGGAGGACATGGTCTACATCTACCGCCAGGAAACCCCGGAAGGCTTAAAGGTATCCTCCTACGTCGGCCAGCGCAGAAAACCCACTTTCGGGGTCCTTGGCCATGTCATGCTGGCTTATATGCCACCTGCACTACTGAATAAGGTAATGTCGGAACCCATTCCACAACTGACACCGAAGACGATTACCCATCCAGATGAATTGCTTGAGTGCCTAAATCTCATCCGCCAGCAAGGCTATCTCATCGACATCGAGCAGACAACCATGGGGGTGTCTGGGGTCGCAGCACCTGTGTTTGGCGTGAACGGATCGTTTCTGTGTGCAATCGGCGTGATTGGTCCAACCGTTCAGTTGCAAGGTGAAACAATGGAAACGGCGAAGCGTCACGTCCTCTCCGCCGCTACCCGAATTTCGTCCAGAATGGGTTACCGTGCCTTCAGGTAA
- a CDS encoding cupin domain-containing protein, which produces MTERTNVKSLEKLHQEMADVHLGPLWSSIHQLNTVEPVAKPVPYLWKQELIQHFLEQAEHMLEVGNGADRRAVFLINPGMEDLKPLGWGGATQTLYVAVQAVKPGEVAAAHRHTTSALRFIMQGHGASGRVDGQKLNFEPGDYLITPGGSWHDHANEGDEVVTWMDCLDVPFTMYLNVCFTDFYPEKQQALTMPNDYGTKQYQGGMVRPIAERNQTAPSLGRYTWDLTQKSLRGMSEFDADPYDGYSVEYINPLNGKDADGRIGARMTALPKSYIGKAHRHVHSTVYHVFQGNGYSIINGTRFDWSEGDFFVVPAWAWHEHANLSGEEVAFLFSVNDLPIMENFGFERQQVMETNDGHQETEDVFKPILP; this is translated from the coding sequence ATGACGGAACGAACGAACGTGAAAAGTCTTGAGAAGCTACATCAGGAGATGGCCGACGTTCACTTGGGGCCCCTGTGGTCTTCGATTCATCAACTCAACACCGTTGAACCCGTTGCCAAGCCTGTACCCTATCTGTGGAAGCAGGAGCTTATCCAGCACTTTCTGGAGCAGGCTGAACATATGCTAGAAGTCGGAAATGGGGCAGATAGGAGAGCGGTATTTTTGATTAACCCAGGTATGGAGGACCTGAAGCCACTCGGGTGGGGTGGGGCAACGCAAACCTTGTACGTGGCCGTTCAGGCAGTGAAACCTGGAGAAGTCGCAGCTGCTCATCGACACACCACTTCGGCATTGCGGTTTATCATGCAGGGACACGGTGCGTCCGGAAGAGTCGACGGTCAAAAACTGAACTTTGAGCCTGGAGATTACCTGATAACTCCCGGAGGGTCCTGGCACGACCATGCGAACGAGGGGGATGAGGTCGTCACCTGGATGGACTGCCTCGACGTGCCGTTTACGATGTATCTGAATGTATGCTTTACCGACTTTTACCCCGAGAAACAACAGGCCCTGACAATGCCAAACGACTATGGCACCAAGCAATATCAGGGCGGTATGGTTAGGCCGATTGCGGAGCGTAACCAAACCGCGCCTTCCCTGGGTCGTTACACCTGGGACCTTACCCAAAAATCGCTCCGTGGCATGTCCGAATTTGACGCAGACCCCTATGATGGTTATTCGGTGGAATATATCAATCCATTAAACGGGAAGGACGCAGATGGTCGCATTGGTGCAAGAATGACAGCACTGCCAAAGAGCTACATTGGAAAGGCACACCGTCATGTGCATAGTACCGTGTACCATGTCTTTCAGGGCAATGGCTATTCCATCATCAACGGGACGCGCTTTGACTGGTCTGAGGGGGACTTCTTTGTCGTACCTGCTTGGGCCTGGCATGAACACGCCAATCTCTCGGGAGAAGAAGTGGCATTCCTCTTCTCGGTCAATGACCTCCCGATTATGGAAAATTTCGGATTCGAACGCCAGCAAGTGATGGAAACAAATGACGGTCATCAAGAAACAGAGGACGTGTTCAAGCCGATACTCCCCTAA